The Streptomyces cynarae genome contains a region encoding:
- a CDS encoding SDR family oxidoreductase → MRVFVTGASGSIGSVVVPELIAAGHEVLGLVRSDAAATAVGAAGGTPLRGDLTDLDSLRAGAAQADGVINLAFSNDWSNLAQGIYEEARAVQTLAAALAGSGKPFVHAGLTPMLSGHVSTEEDPETTNGPVGGRGRNSEAVLALAAQGVRSSVVRLPRSVHQRGSAYGFGSVLIAAAQKTGVSAYVGDGTQRWPAVNRLDVAPLFRIALEDAAPGTVLHAVADGGDTMRSLAEAIGGVLAMPVESAPPERFGLIGRLFALDMPSSSALTRERFGWEPTHPSLIADLAAGGYPTLG, encoded by the coding sequence ATGCGCGTGTTCGTCACTGGCGCCAGCGGAAGCATCGGCTCAGTTGTCGTTCCTGAACTCATCGCCGCTGGTCACGAGGTCCTCGGTCTCGTCCGCTCCGATGCCGCGGCTACGGCCGTCGGCGCCGCTGGCGGGACGCCGCTCCGCGGCGACCTCACCGACCTTGACAGCCTCCGCGCCGGCGCCGCGCAGGCCGATGGTGTCATCAACCTGGCCTTCAGCAACGATTGGAGCAACTTGGCGCAGGGCATCTACGAGGAAGCGCGCGCCGTGCAGACCCTCGCGGCTGCACTCGCAGGCAGTGGCAAGCCGTTCGTGCATGCCGGCCTCACGCCGATGTTGTCAGGCCACGTCTCCACCGAGGAGGACCCCGAAACCACCAACGGTCCGGTCGGTGGCCGCGGCCGCAATTCCGAGGCGGTGCTGGCCCTGGCCGCCCAGGGCGTCCGGTCCTCTGTCGTGCGGCTGCCACGCTCCGTGCACCAGCGCGGGTCGGCATACGGCTTCGGCTCGGTGCTCATCGCCGCCGCGCAAAAAACGGGCGTGTCTGCGTACGTCGGCGACGGCACGCAGCGATGGCCAGCGGTCAACCGGCTTGACGTCGCCCCACTGTTCCGCATCGCGCTGGAGGATGCTGCGCCGGGCACAGTCCTGCACGCGGTAGCCGACGGGGGCGACACCATGAGGTCGCTGGCCGAGGCTATCGGCGGCGTTCTCGCGATGCCGGTCGAGTCGGCGCCGCCCGAGCGCTTCGGCCTCATCGGTCGCCTGTTCGCCCTTGACATGCCATCGTCGAGTGCGCTGACCCGGGAACGGTTCGGCTGGGAGCCCACCCACCCGAGCCTGATCGCCGACCTCGCTGCCGGCGGCTATCCCACCCTGGGCTGA
- a CDS encoding TetR/AcrR family transcriptional regulator: MAEQAREKSGSRLTERGRATRERILRAAADMMHVRGVAMTTLDDVRAASGTSKSQLYRHYPDKEALMRDVVALQATEVLERHQRHLQRLNSIRGLERWRDAVVERNALHNGAYGCPLGSLASELADRDEEARKAIDRHFTVWQGLIEAGLVRMRDSGVLRPEADTQALATGIMAALQGGYLLSQTARDVHPMRVALDMAIAHVRTFAAAPEDRSGRSLEDGESAR; this comes from the coding sequence GTGGCGGAACAGGCGCGCGAGAAGAGTGGCTCCCGGCTGACTGAGCGAGGGCGGGCAACCCGCGAGCGCATCCTGAGGGCCGCTGCCGACATGATGCACGTCAGGGGAGTCGCCATGACCACCCTCGACGACGTCAGGGCGGCCAGCGGAACGAGTAAGTCGCAGCTGTACCGCCACTACCCCGACAAGGAAGCGTTGATGCGTGACGTCGTCGCGCTGCAGGCCACCGAAGTGCTGGAACGGCATCAACGACACCTGCAGCGCCTCAACTCCATCCGTGGGCTGGAGCGCTGGAGGGACGCAGTCGTCGAACGGAACGCCCTGCACAACGGGGCCTACGGCTGCCCGCTTGGATCCCTGGCGAGCGAGCTGGCCGACCGGGACGAGGAGGCCCGCAAGGCGATCGACCGGCACTTCACCGTCTGGCAGGGCCTCATCGAGGCGGGGCTGGTCAGGATGAGGGACTCCGGGGTGCTACGGCCGGAGGCTGACACTCAGGCGCTCGCCACGGGCATCATGGCCGCCCTTCAGGGCGGGTACCTCCTGTCCCAGACCGCTCGGGACGTACACCCGATGCGAGTCGCACTCGACATGGCGATCGCCCACGTCAGGACATTCGCGGCAGCTCCCGAGGACCGCAGCGGCCGAAGCCTCGAAGATGGGGAGTCGGCCCGCTAG